One window of Methanogenium organophilum genomic DNA carries:
- the gatA gene encoding Asp-tRNA(Asn)/Glu-tRNA(Gln) amidotransferase subunit GatA — protein MTREYFFEGADRTNAFITRLDVAMYEETGGVLEGKGIAVKDNISTAGIPTTCASRILAGYVPPYDAHVVTRLREAGAAVVGKTNMDEFGMGTTTENSAFGPTTNPHDASRVPGGSSGGSAAAVGSGMVDFALGSDTGGSIRCPAAFCGIVGLKPTFGRVSRYGLIAYSNSLEQIGPLGRTVTDVNTLMSAIAGPDPRDSTAYDRPYTHTLSGDIAGMKIAVPDEYFGEGVEPAVAQCVRTAIGKLEDAGAETMPCSIPSMAYALAAYYVTCTSEASSNLSRFDGVRFGPSVETKRSWHDEFRDHRGALFGKEVQRRIMLGTFALSAGYYGKYYAKAQVARENVRKDFLRIFKEADIIAGPTMPQIAFKLAEKSDPLSMYLADILTVPANLAGVPAISVPCGTVEKMPVGLQLIGRHFEDERIMDAAFAYETEMA, from the coding sequence ATGACAAGAGAGTACTTCTTTGAAGGAGCAGACCGGACAAATGCATTCATCACCCGTCTGGATGTCGCTATGTACGAAGAGACAGGTGGTGTGCTTGAAGGGAAGGGAATTGCTGTCAAAGACAATATCTCAACAGCAGGCATTCCCACCACCTGTGCCTCCCGTATCCTCGCCGGGTATGTCCCCCCCTATGATGCGCATGTAGTAACACGCCTCAGGGAAGCAGGCGCTGCTGTCGTGGGCAAGACTAATATGGACGAATTCGGGATGGGAACGACCACGGAGAACAGTGCATTCGGCCCCACAACAAACCCGCATGACGCATCGCGGGTCCCCGGAGGGTCATCCGGAGGAAGTGCTGCAGCAGTCGGTTCCGGCATGGTCGACTTTGCACTGGGGAGCGATACCGGTGGATCAATCCGCTGTCCTGCAGCATTCTGCGGCATTGTCGGACTGAAACCAACCTTTGGCCGTGTCTCACGCTATGGTCTTATTGCATACTCCAACTCACTGGAGCAGATTGGTCCCCTGGGAAGGACTGTGACAGACGTTAATACCCTGATGTCTGCCATAGCAGGTCCTGACCCCCGTGACTCAACAGCCTATGACCGCCCCTACACCCATACACTGTCAGGAGATATTGCAGGCATGAAAATTGCAGTTCCTGACGAATATTTCGGAGAAGGTGTTGAACCCGCAGTGGCACAGTGTGTGCGCACTGCCATCGGAAAACTGGAAGACGCAGGCGCTGAAACGATGCCCTGCTCCATTCCCTCGATGGCATACGCCCTTGCAGCATATTATGTAACCTGCACAAGTGAGGCATCCTCAAACCTCTCCCGGTTTGACGGGGTGCGCTTTGGCCCGTCCGTTGAGACAAAACGCTCCTGGCACGACGAATTCCGTGACCATCGCGGGGCACTCTTTGGAAAAGAGGTGCAGCGTCGGATCATGCTGGGAACATTTGCCCTTTCTGCCGGATACTACGGGAAATATTATGCAAAGGCACAGGTGGCACGGGAGAATGTACGCAAGGACTTCCTGAGGATATTCAAAGAGGCGGATATCATCGCAGGCCCGACCATGCCACAAATTGCCTTCAAACTCGCCGAAAAGAGCGACCCCCTTTCAATGTATCTCGCAGATATCCTGACGGTGCCTGCAAACCTCGCAGGGGTGCCTGCAATATCCGTCCCCTGCGGAACGGTTGAGAAGATGCCGGTCGGCCTGCAGTTAATCGGCCGCCACTTTGAGGATGAACGGATCATGGATGCGGCATTTGCATACGAGACGGAGATGGCATAA
- the gatC gene encoding Asp-tRNA(Asn)/Glu-tRNA(Gln) amidotransferase subunit GatC: MVLENDVEGIAKLADIHIQKEELAEFTSQFNHILEYFDILDTVNEGEEGEADLVNVLREDEVTPSLTQEAACANAHETEDGFIRAPRVM; this comes from the coding sequence ATGGTTTTGGAAAACGATGTTGAAGGAATTGCAAAACTTGCAGATATCCATATACAAAAAGAAGAACTGGCAGAATTTACCTCCCAGTTCAATCATATACTTGAATATTTTGATATCCTGGATACCGTCAATGAAGGTGAGGAAGGCGAAGCTGATCTGGTAAATGTTCTGCGTGAAGATGAGGTAACTCCTTCACTGACACAGGAAGCAGCATGTGCCAACGCCCATGAGACGGAAGACGGGTTTATCAGGGCACCACGGGTGATGTGA
- a CDS encoding asparagine synthase C-terminal domain-containing protein — MVPEINLKGWIETDGTVLTTEEIASRLTGGAEWLTACGGEFFLTWGNGCARDHMGIVPGSCDAGTVMENGVVTGRIMPDPPLLPLADAIETAVLLRKSGGVVAFSGGVDSALVAAIAKQPCVTLGIAGSHDLSHATEVANEIGLDHTCVTVSPDDIEDVLRTVIKVIPRATPVDASIAVTLYFVAQWAGENGYSHILAGQGADELFGGYARYLDTDDIARLFKEDFAGLAVQSARDQAVAGLFGCFFSCPFLDARVVRAAEAIPAERKVYGGVRKRPLREVACGYMPREIACYEKKAMQYGSGIWKVIQRTARKNGYKNSVQGYMNQL, encoded by the coding sequence ATGGTACCAGAGATTAACCTGAAAGGCTGGATAGAAACTGACGGCACTGTGCTCACCACCGAAGAGATTGCCTCCCGTCTCACGGGAGGGGCTGAATGGCTCACCGCATGCGGAGGAGAGTTCTTCCTTACCTGGGGAAACGGCTGTGCACGTGATCATATGGGAATTGTGCCCGGCAGCTGCGATGCAGGTACTGTAATGGAGAATGGCGTTGTGACAGGCCGGATAATGCCTGACCCCCCCCTCCTGCCACTCGCAGATGCAATCGAAACTGCCGTGCTGCTCAGAAAATCAGGCGGGGTTGTCGCATTCTCGGGCGGTGTTGATTCAGCTCTGGTTGCTGCCATTGCGAAACAACCGTGTGTAACCCTGGGAATTGCCGGCTCACACGACCTCTCCCATGCAACAGAGGTGGCAAATGAAATCGGGCTGGATCATACCTGTGTGACCGTCTCCCCGGATGACATCGAAGATGTCCTTCGGACAGTGATAAAGGTCATCCCCCGTGCCACTCCTGTCGATGCGTCAATTGCCGTAACACTCTACTTCGTTGCGCAATGGGCAGGAGAAAACGGATATTCCCACATTCTTGCCGGTCAGGGGGCAGATGAACTCTTCGGGGGATACGCACGATATCTCGATACCGATGATATCGCCCGTCTCTTTAAAGAGGACTTTGCAGGCCTTGCCGTGCAGAGTGCCCGCGACCAGGCAGTGGCAGGTCTTTTTGGCTGCTTCTTCTCCTGTCCATTTCTTGATGCACGTGTTGTGCGCGCTGCAGAGGCCATTCCCGCAGAGAGAAAAGTCTACGGGGGAGTACGGAAACGTCCTCTCAGAGAGGTCGCATGCGGCTATATGCCACGGGAAATCGCCTGTTACGAGAAGAAGGCGATGCAGTACGGCAGTGGCATCTGGAAGGTCATCCAACGAACCGCACGTAAAAACGGTTATAAAAACTCAGTACAAGGGTACATGAATCAACTCTGA
- the rlmH gene encoding 23S rRNA (pseudouridine(1915)-N(3))-methyltransferase RlmH, with protein MVRYHVIAVGKAKEPFYRDGVAEYSRRLTGMAEFMVTEVADERLPDNGGPAEYARILAKEGSRILSHVRPQDLCIVLDVKGHTMTSEAFARYLNDAILEGKNRITFAIGGSLGIAPDVRARADLLLSFGPMTFPHQMARLILAEQVYRGVMINAGRQYHR; from the coding sequence ATGGTCCGGTATCATGTCATTGCTGTTGGGAAGGCAAAGGAGCCCTTCTACCGGGACGGGGTTGCAGAATATTCGCGGCGTCTCACCGGGATGGCGGAATTTATGGTAACAGAGGTAGCAGATGAGCGCCTGCCTGACAATGGTGGTCCGGCAGAATATGCACGCATTCTCGCAAAGGAGGGATCCCGCATATTGTCTCATGTTCGTCCACAGGACCTGTGTATTGTGCTTGATGTCAAAGGTCATACGATGACTTCTGAAGCGTTTGCTCGTTACCTGAATGATGCCATACTTGAGGGTAAAAACAGAATCACTTTTGCCATAGGAGGGAGTCTCGGTATTGCGCCGGATGTGCGGGCACGTGCGGATTTGCTCCTCTCATTCGGGCCGATGACATTTCCACACCAGATGGCGCGGTTGATTCTGGCTGAACAGGTATATCGTGGTGTAATGATTAATGCCGGACGGCAGTATCACCGGTAA
- a CDS encoding PspC domain-containing protein, protein MQSSRRFGRSADNRMLGGVCGGIGGYLHVNPTLIRIIWVVLTLFTYMLPMILLYIILWGLLPEESDPMVIDADYHIRE, encoded by the coding sequence ATGCAATCGTCACGCCGTTTCGGCCGGTCTGCTGACAACCGGATGCTGGGGGGTGTATGTGGAGGTATTGGCGGTTACCTGCACGTGAATCCCACGCTGATCAGGATCATCTGGGTGGTGCTCACTCTATTCACATACATGCTGCCCATGATCCTGCTATACATCATACTCTGGGGCCTTTTACCCGAGGAGAGCGACCCGATGGTTATCGATGCGGATTACCACATCAGAGAATAA
- a CDS encoding ketopantoate reductase family protein, which translates to MKIAVLGAGAVGLSIAARLSSLADVHAVARPRHADAVTRLGLRLTGLWGDGTYTFPCTTDLPDDEYDYILITSKATQTRDICEEFGDRFGDASVVSIQNGIGNEEIISEYTGNVIGGMIITGFEWRGDADIHISVIGGDAQFGLFPDGCDERVDTLVGMFETAGIVAVATESIRSAVWGKTIYNAALNPLGAVMGVPYGALLNPYAWEVITDIVEEAYAVADAEGITLEYPTTEVYLQYLHDVQIPSTFAHHSSMYQALSAGKRTEIDFMNGALVTKGAGHGISTPVNLLITRLIRFRETVGDS; encoded by the coding sequence ATGAAGATAGCAGTACTCGGAGCGGGGGCGGTTGGTCTTTCCATTGCTGCCCGCCTTTCATCACTGGCAGACGTCCATGCGGTAGCACGACCGCGGCATGCAGATGCTGTTACACGCCTTGGGCTACGCCTTACCGGCCTCTGGGGGGATGGCACCTATACCTTTCCCTGCACCACTGACCTCCCGGATGATGAATATGACTACATCCTCATCACGTCCAAGGCAACGCAGACACGGGATATCTGTGAAGAGTTCGGGGACCGGTTTGGGGATGCTTCTGTAGTTTCTATTCAGAACGGCATTGGTAATGAGGAGATTATCAGTGAATATACCGGAAATGTAATCGGCGGCATGATCATCACGGGTTTTGAGTGGCGGGGGGATGCTGACATCCATATATCGGTGATCGGAGGCGACGCACAGTTTGGCCTCTTCCCGGATGGATGTGATGAGCGGGTAGATACGCTTGTCGGAATGTTCGAAACGGCGGGAATCGTTGCTGTTGCAACCGAATCAATACGCTCTGCAGTTTGGGGGAAGACCATCTACAATGCAGCACTGAATCCGCTTGGTGCCGTGATGGGGGTTCCGTATGGCGCTCTTTTAAATCCGTATGCATGGGAGGTAATCACAGACATTGTTGAGGAAGCCTATGCGGTTGCGGATGCAGAGGGCATCACTCTGGAATATCCAACCACAGAAGTATATCTGCAATATCTGCACGATGTACAGATCCCGTCAACGTTCGCCCACCATTCCTCCATGTATCAGGCGCTTTCCGCTGGAAAACGTACCGAAATTGATTTTATGAACGGGGCACTGGTGACAAAGGGGGCTGGACATGGCATATCGACCCCTGTTAATCTGCTCATCACCCGGCTGATCCGATTCCGGGAAACAGTGGGAGATTCGTGA
- a CDS encoding methylated-DNA--[protein]-cysteine S-methyltransferase, whose translation MALTTGACRFGLWWVHVDWSKDCVHHVSFAKTGAEGPVPPAIRAYCAGRLRDQISLRSVATEDGAPYAAVYRAVCGIPYGSTATYGKIAWECGTSPRVVGIAMRRNPTPLVIPCHRVVAQGGLGGFTPDVSIKQALLAMEQQD comes from the coding sequence GTGGCGCTGACAACCGGTGCCTGCCGGTTTGGTCTTTGGTGGGTTCATGTAGACTGGTCCAAAGACTGTGTACACCATGTCTCATTTGCAAAGACGGGTGCGGAGGGTCCGGTGCCGCCTGCCATCCGGGCATACTGTGCTGGCAGGCTACGTGACCAAATCTCTCTCCGGTCTGTTGCAACAGAAGACGGTGCCCCGTATGCTGCTGTGTACCGTGCAGTATGCGGGATTCCGTACGGATCGACTGCCACATACGGGAAAATTGCATGGGAGTGTGGCACGTCCCCACGGGTGGTTGGAATAGCAATGCGGCGAAATCCGACGCCCCTTGTAATTCCATGCCACAGGGTTGTGGCACAGGGCGGACTGGGCGGTTTCACTCCTGACGTTTCAATAAAACAGGCCCTTCTTGCAATGGAACAGCAGGACTGA
- a CDS encoding 2TM domain-containing protein, giving the protein MEDEAYERAKAHVKEIRDFYYHLGMYIFINLLLFTINAVTAWGSWWFYWVTIFWGIGVVMHAASVWGGKYFLGKEWEEKRIQKILEKENK; this is encoded by the coding sequence ATGGAAGATGAAGCCTACGAAAGGGCAAAAGCACATGTAAAAGAAATCAGGGATTTTTATTATCACCTGGGGATGTATATATTCATCAATCTCCTCCTCTTCACCATCAATGCAGTCACCGCATGGGGATCCTGGTGGTTTTACTGGGTAACAATATTCTGGGGAATAGGTGTTGTAATGCATGCTGCATCGGTTTGGGGCGGTAAATATTTCCTTGGAAAAGAATGGGAGGAAAAGAGAATTCAGAAGATTCTTGAAAAAGAGAATAAGTGA
- the purB gene encoding adenylosuccinate lyase gives MAIHPIDFRYGTPEMRAVWDEENRFRCVVSAEVGLAVAEAKAGVIPQAAADEIEAHAPDASLARAKEIEEEINHDMMAIVKALSEVSGESARWVHYGATSNDILDTATGLQVKESLGIIEQKLRILLGVLLERSIETKNLVCAGRTHGQIGVPTTYGLRFAIWASEVARHIERLEQLRPRAAVGQMTGAVGTQASLGSAGTAVMANMMEYLGLTPVDVSSQVIQRDRFAEYIMFLANVATTLDKIALEVRLMQRSEIGELEEAFGKNQVGSSTMPHKRNPIKSEQVSGLSRIVRAMIEPALANNVLWDERDLTNSSCERVTFPEASILCDHILTVMTKVLTGLRIREDNIRKNLDLLHGVNMAESVMIELTKRGMDRQDAHERVRVACMIALEEKRPVAEVFSEDEAVAAHLSYEEIVALLNPDNYIGTAVAQVEALAEKLSPRTV, from the coding sequence ATGGCAATCCACCCCATCGACTTCCGGTATGGCACACCGGAGATGCGAGCTGTCTGGGACGAAGAGAACCGGTTTCGCTGTGTAGTCTCAGCAGAAGTTGGTCTTGCAGTCGCAGAGGCAAAGGCAGGAGTTATCCCGCAGGCAGCTGCTGATGAAATCGAGGCCCATGCGCCGGACGCATCCCTTGCACGCGCAAAAGAGATTGAAGAAGAGATCAACCACGACATGATGGCCATTGTGAAGGCCCTCTCTGAAGTCAGCGGAGAATCAGCACGGTGGGTTCACTATGGGGCGACATCCAATGACATTCTCGATACGGCAACCGGACTGCAGGTAAAAGAGAGCCTGGGGATCATTGAGCAGAAACTCAGAATCCTTCTCGGTGTACTTCTGGAGCGCAGCATTGAAACAAAGAATCTGGTCTGCGCCGGACGCACCCACGGACAGATTGGGGTACCCACTACCTACGGTCTGCGCTTTGCCATCTGGGCGTCTGAGGTAGCACGCCATATTGAGCGGCTGGAACAGCTCCGCCCGCGTGCAGCGGTGGGGCAGATGACCGGCGCTGTCGGAACACAGGCATCGCTAGGGAGTGCCGGCACTGCAGTCATGGCCAATATGATGGAATATCTCGGCCTGACACCCGTTGACGTATCCAGCCAGGTCATCCAGCGTGACCGGTTTGCCGAGTACATAATGTTCCTTGCAAATGTTGCCACCACCCTCGACAAGATTGCCCTTGAAGTGCGTCTGATGCAGCGCTCAGAGATCGGTGAGCTCGAAGAAGCATTTGGCAAAAATCAGGTAGGTTCTTCCACGATGCCGCACAAGCGCAACCCAATCAAATCCGAACAGGTCTCCGGTCTGTCACGTATTGTCCGGGCCATGATTGAGCCGGCCCTTGCAAACAATGTCCTCTGGGATGAGCGGGACCTCACCAACTCTTCGTGCGAACGCGTCACTTTCCCTGAGGCAAGCATTCTCTGTGACCACATTCTCACCGTTATGACAAAGGTACTCACCGGGCTGCGTATCCGTGAAGATAATATCCGAAAGAATCTGGATCTGCTTCATGGCGTGAATATGGCAGAATCCGTGATGATTGAACTGACGAAGCGCGGAATGGACCGGCAGGACGCCCACGAGCGGGTGCGTGTTGCATGCATGATTGCCCTTGAAGAGAAGCGCCCCGTAGCAGAGGTATTTTCAGAGGACGAGGCAGTTGCCGCTCATCTTTCCTATGAAGAGATCGTGGCGCTCCTGAATCCGGACAACTACATCGGAACCGCTGTGGCACAGGTGGAGGCACTTGCAGAAAAACTGAGCCCACGTACCGTATAA
- a CDS encoding dihydroorotate dehydrogenase electron transfer subunit: MHEIPSVPVTITDIIEESPSIRTFVFSRRFPAEPGHFCMVWVPGTDEIPMGFCAQNAITVQKVGDATETLFTLSRGDEIGIKGPLGNGFSPTGKTLAVGGGVGAVPLRLLATSGAADDFILGARTAADLLYREELSRCTNLQCATDDGTYGHHGFVTDLLRTADPAMYDTICVCGPEVMMKAVLAILIDAGCPEKGQFSLHRYMKCGVGICGSCCIDPTGLRVCRDGPVFTGDILENSELGAYARDASGRRKSF; encoded by the coding sequence ATGCATGAAATTCCCTCTGTCCCGGTGACAATCACGGACATTATCGAAGAGTCACCATCCATCAGGACATTTGTCTTCTCCAGACGGTTCCCGGCAGAACCCGGCCATTTCTGCATGGTCTGGGTGCCCGGCACCGATGAGATACCCATGGGATTTTGCGCACAGAATGCTATTACCGTGCAGAAGGTGGGGGACGCCACAGAAACCCTCTTTACACTCAGCCGGGGAGACGAGATCGGTATCAAAGGGCCACTCGGAAACGGATTTTCTCCCACCGGAAAAACACTTGCTGTTGGAGGTGGTGTCGGGGCAGTACCTCTGCGCCTGCTTGCCACATCCGGTGCGGCAGATGACTTCATCCTCGGAGCACGCACAGCAGCAGATCTGCTCTACCGCGAAGAACTCTCCCGATGCACCAATCTCCAGTGTGCAACAGATGACGGCACATACGGGCATCACGGATTTGTGACAGATCTGTTGCGCACTGCTGACCCGGCAATGTACGACACTATCTGTGTCTGCGGTCCGGAAGTCATGATGAAGGCGGTGCTTGCCATCCTCATTGACGCCGGATGCCCGGAGAAAGGGCAGTTTAGTCTTCATCGCTACATGAAATGCGGAGTAGGAATCTGCGGCTCATGCTGTATTGATCCCACAGGACTCAGGGTATGCCGTGACGGCCCGGTATTTACCGGCGATATCCTTGAAAACAGCGAACTGGGGGCATATGCACGGGATGCGTCCGGACGCCGAAAGTCATTCTGA
- a CDS encoding ATP-dependent DNA helicase, which translates to MMGIRGDYFPYGSYRPHQQDMLDMAAACAREGGIGMIDAPTGSGKSSVVSAFLEEANGRKVIVAVRTVSQLNTFVRELELVRKKHPNLRYSYLVGKRQMCPMAGEGDTYRVCEGLKAFSSSLMRERARKGAHVPAKDKVIEDQIRRQDAEHPLLCPYFIRSRVFIEGADGLRMVPSGTLKSRAEQVARTKVTPDRLHEFSKGLCPYEVMLQAARDADVILLNFYHLFDTDIRDQLYQSLGIEAENALLIVDEAHNCGSTVESIQSVTLFRASLDQGMIELGRMRGRVAGADALLNMLPRVGQFMDSLQRSFKEEDWFDPANFVRFVLTGSLYQRIDDIVDDLLKAEETYHEAQKQSGDFKESAVERLTAFFYRIMRSLDDPAFLTLYRKKGEEISLQVRNIDPSSTLKDIASYHACAIFISGTLSPVESYRRLYFEDLPVQTLSLPNAFPKENRALFCAKDVTSTYRMRRDAGNMERIEGYIRSFATLHGSLAVYFPSYELLERFTANLPSRLNRKRVFIESSSSSDAAEDLREFMSLPSRGEYGIIFGVCGGKWSEGLDYRGELLSGALVLGLPLAPFTEVRRMTNQYFKNKFGKEGEFISYTMPAINRVLQALGRVLRTPEDRGVLMIGESRFLETEVHGGLPPWMQEEMIPCTLSSFSEEAKQWR; encoded by the coding sequence ATGATGGGCATCAGAGGTGACTATTTTCCATATGGGTCATACCGTCCCCACCAGCAGGATATGCTGGATATGGCAGCCGCCTGTGCACGGGAAGGCGGCATCGGGATGATAGATGCCCCGACAGGCAGTGGGAAGTCAAGTGTTGTGTCAGCCTTCCTTGAAGAGGCAAACGGCAGAAAGGTCATTGTTGCAGTACGGACGGTCAGTCAGCTCAATACGTTTGTCCGTGAACTGGAGCTTGTCCGAAAGAAACATCCGAATCTGCGCTATTCTTATCTTGTTGGGAAACGTCAGATGTGCCCGATGGCAGGGGAAGGCGATACCTATCGTGTCTGTGAGGGTCTGAAGGCGTTCTCCTCATCACTGATGCGTGAACGTGCGCGCAAAGGTGCGCATGTGCCGGCCAAGGACAAGGTAATTGAGGATCAAATACGGAGACAGGATGCAGAACACCCGCTCCTCTGCCCGTATTTTATCCGAAGCCGGGTATTCATCGAGGGGGCAGACGGTCTGCGGATGGTGCCCTCGGGCACGCTAAAATCGCGTGCGGAACAGGTCGCACGAACCAAGGTTACACCTGACCGTCTGCATGAATTTTCCAAGGGTCTCTGCCCATATGAAGTGATGCTGCAGGCCGCACGGGATGCAGACGTTATTCTTCTCAATTTCTATCATCTCTTTGATACTGATATCCGTGACCAGCTATATCAGTCACTGGGCATCGAAGCAGAGAATGCACTCCTGATCGTTGATGAGGCGCATAACTGTGGCAGTACTGTAGAAAGCATACAGTCTGTGACCCTTTTCCGTGCTTCTCTTGACCAGGGTATGATCGAATTAGGTCGGATGCGGGGGCGTGTTGCGGGGGCCGATGCCCTGCTGAACATGCTGCCCCGTGTCGGTCAGTTCATGGACTCACTGCAGCGGTCATTCAAGGAAGAGGACTGGTTTGATCCTGCGAATTTTGTGCGTTTTGTCCTGACCGGCAGTCTCTACCAGCGTATCGATGATATCGTTGACGACCTTCTCAAGGCAGAAGAGACCTACCATGAGGCACAGAAACAGTCCGGCGATTTCAAAGAGAGTGCGGTGGAACGGCTGACGGCATTCTTTTACCGGATCATGCGGTCGCTTGATGATCCTGCGTTTCTCACCCTGTACCGGAAGAAGGGAGAGGAGATATCTCTTCAGGTGCGCAATATCGACCCATCATCGACCCTGAAGGATATCGCCTCGTATCATGCCTGTGCGATATTTATTAGTGGCACCCTCTCTCCTGTGGAGAGCTACCGGCGTCTCTACTTTGAAGATCTTCCAGTACAGACACTCAGCCTTCCCAATGCGTTTCCAAAGGAGAACCGGGCGCTCTTCTGTGCAAAGGATGTCACATCCACCTACCGTATGCGGCGGGATGCCGGAAACATGGAACGTATTGAAGGATACATTCGCAGTTTTGCAACGCTCCATGGCAGCCTCGCGGTATATTTCCCGTCGTATGAACTGCTTGAGCGCTTCACAGCAAATCTCCCGTCACGTCTGAACCGCAAGCGCGTCTTTATCGAGTCTTCCTCCTCTTCTGATGCCGCAGAAGATCTCCGGGAGTTCATGTCACTTCCATCCCGTGGAGAATATGGGATTATCTTTGGAGTCTGTGGAGGGAAATGGAGTGAAGGACTGGATTACCGGGGAGAACTCCTCTCCGGTGCATTGGTGTTAGGGCTTCCCCTTGCGCCGTTCACGGAAGTAAGGCGGATGACAAACCAATATTTCAAAAACAAGTTTGGAAAGGAGGGAGAGTTCATCTCCTACACCATGCCGGCGATTAATCGTGTCCTCCAGGCGCTGGGCCGTGTGCTGCGCACGCCGGAAGACCGAGGTGTTCTTATGATCGGAGAGAGCCGGTTTCTTGAAACAGAAGTTCATGGTGGCCTCCCCCCGTGGATGCAGGAAGAAATGATCCCGTGCACGCTATCCTCGTTTTCCGAGGAGGCAAAACAGTGGCGCTGA
- the mobA gene encoding molybdenum cofactor guanylyltransferase — MKILMRSGIILAGGEARRAGGREKYFFSHCGATFISLLVSTLNEIVDEVIIVVRDTDQCHRFSEIAGVRVVPDRHKGRGPVGGIHAGVCEAEGDFLFAVACDMPCVSGDVIDYLFHAAEGFDAAIPRWENGMTEPLHAVYRRQALVRRFAGTEARSMRDLMSGLSVNYVDCDLLRRFDPELLTFTNINNEEDYIRLRAVYPEE; from the coding sequence GTGAAAATACTCATGCGTTCCGGTATTATTCTTGCAGGTGGAGAGGCTCGCAGGGCGGGAGGGAGGGAAAAATATTTCTTCAGCCACTGTGGCGCTACCTTCATCTCACTTCTTGTATCAACCCTGAACGAAATTGTTGATGAAGTGATCATTGTCGTGCGTGATACTGATCAGTGTCACCGGTTTTCGGAAATTGCCGGTGTCAGGGTTGTCCCGGATCGGCATAAGGGCCGCGGTCCGGTCGGCGGCATTCATGCCGGTGTATGTGAGGCAGAAGGGGACTTCCTATTTGCTGTTGCCTGTGATATGCCCTGTGTCAGTGGAGATGTGATTGATTATCTTTTCCATGCTGCAGAGGGTTTCGACGCTGCGATTCCCCGCTGGGAAAACGGAATGACAGAACCCCTTCATGCGGTGTACCGGCGGCAGGCACTGGTTCGCCGGTTTGCAGGTACAGAGGCACGGTCTATGCGTGATCTCATGTCCGGCCTTTCAGTAAACTATGTGGACTGCGATCTCCTCCGCCGGTTTGACCCTGAACTCCTGACCTTCACCAATATCAATAATGAAGAAGATTATATCCGTCTTCGTGCGGTCTATCCGGAAGAGTAA